From the genome of Chelmon rostratus isolate fCheRos1 chromosome 1, fCheRos1.pri, whole genome shotgun sequence, one region includes:
- the map1aa gene encoding microtubule-associated protein 1A gives MDGVTEFTEYVSETVDVPSSFDLLEPPTSGGFLKLSKPCCYIFPGGRGDSALFAVNGFNILVDGGSDRKSCFWKLVRHLDRIDSVLLTHIGADNLPGINGLFQRKIAEQEEERNQGSGSSSNGEWMKNLISPELGIVFFNVPEKLRMPESTLKVKRSIEEASLTLQYLNKLGITPEPLHRVVSNTIEPITLFHKLGVGKLDMYVLNPVKESKEMQFLMQKWAGNSKAKTGITMPNGKEGEISVPYLTSVTALIVWIPHRPTEKIVRVLFPGNAPQNKIFEGLEKLKHLDYLRYPVATQKEISSGAPPPIIKQTKIRSRTDSKESLKSSPKPHSKTTKKEASGQEEESKSDITKENKVEKKEEKKLKSESLKATKQQKNSEVAPVADKKSEKKKISKEKTAKQEKASKMDEKKDKEKKESKKEKREVKKDENIRKEEKKESKAKEDKKKDPSKPELRKITKPDLKPLTPEVRKTLHKAKTQAKPKADKNKAVKEEANEKKPVPKNIPEEVAAAALADRSIVSSPEDLTEDFEALKQEELSKVKTVPIQNDVMPGHSLYTDTKVSSLVFPDEKVTSAATEIKSASPKSPVKPEEDNKDKGASEQVVVTEKKEASDGFDKKYEEEKMEKYDIYPVKDSMKDRSKKSDSSEEEGDVIEKAELEGTEDDEVLKYKTEEVKKEKPGKEWDTKPTEQKPLSTTALSGQVAATASEQFSYIQDETIPGYSETEQTISDEEIHEETEDRIPQLRYDVGSYDISVPDVPGTFDSMQGIKEMKTSAVSDAANVKSKPFIGGQEPELAPYPAIIAAPLAEEEHISSATSITEYDKLSSFATSVAEDQSIASVTAPQTEEAGRNSLLLDTINSIPSRAEAIQGKDYLHSAGTISPTSSLEDDKCFKSPSSDEYQPNIPEMEGDAKIKSAHEEEDDEEDEDEDQTPNVDIPLGKLQEGYEHAASVMLQEKEKSPSATFSPPPFSTTQYSPTQDVKENQTLLSTEGFKTGADIKPVSPPLSLFPGFESHSRQESEERCLSPDDSTMKLASPTQSVPTSSGYSPTEEKPFKTEDRDEAVTDVTADTQKTDKSVTISDNTSFISHVSDKTAPEESEESAEDNEDEDYGYAKKDLQPTVKAKLMEAKEGCFLDDDFTFESKSAKTETEVKDKTQVSFSTQEKPKPQVMFSDEDEDEDEDEDEKDDDFPSGVGSKDLSTDLKNERAEVTDVTLKEPEKSVHFSLYDFPEKESKEKAMYIRQDTPYVHGKTFSYGDVYDSKTSSTDSDSYHQESLDKTEKDIAKGDVDLQKHEPPSPVAATDKMSEKEGFTVSYGKESSSTSWLDSKSTSALPPFEKEVKEKEIFEYSTGSRFPSVADRPEASSTSLSSEKDPPFKSQTDGTKPQTFSSMTAFETEKPAAAGYGEKGACLEVDMRKLTARDEEDYDDDEVLDEDDEEEEDEEEEEEDDDDADIGGVDSEIEKGAKDKSEKEVKSPISEMFGSNRPEFMVSMAGYGYNSQGKPSMKESSSGSLAKAEDEAKTDSSSFSGKPMDLGATGFSGYSSGFEYSYGSGEKDSFLSSQTADKAKEDFALKSTDDSYYQNDRADPDFEKQKTPDLLSKRSLDTSFQYTTTAGPGYSSSSAYSYSSSTSGSLSTSRQFGEELETPAEPIFEYSSFKDEHSLVMDSPFSSSAAAKDDYLEVSEKQITNMVESTSSLARFSPLSPFEEVKSFPSLSAAAFAEDKKEHTTSFAGVTDKGPQSDCFYKPEWSEGSKLDTAVGFGASAGPFSQPADLSKDKEAASAALFGVTSSPRPDIEGKHYFEETDSSEEEDEEAYMREMTRRSPSSGLAGSLSFPEKPVAPAASDKTGGALPDVLGSYMPSPVQVSKPDTANGPTEVSSSSSLLAGAAASGVSSGPAKVEPREGAAGYRSSYEWEMPKPQMGMVPGDSPPHYRHDDEFEEECEMEPEHPARPLSLSSTDQPFRSPFYAEECSRGGQDDDDDSDQDLPGHVSMGATSSYTSRTSPGYSSSECRQRKEDLSPSFINPCMRQLSSDEDDDEQGRRSDQSQGDERDLSVKRRASKQPHHHQSHSRDSSSLHQAGGMSAGLGLATEDTPPTSVSESLASQSDSDVLPGTEEYPSVTGEGNMDSDEDADYMPVDKLSATGGGSHHFSRRSHDPPPAPLMDPYPHPPRPDVCMVDPESLDNGSVKKEPKAKGLKKASGKTKSASPARRKRSPMPVKQTPSPRSALLKKKETDKSSRMSRLSDGQGSKDDDLSRSSYNPGKGLTNGVKSSSGSQKSGSAAAPGLPIYVDLAYIPNHCSAKNVDQEFFKRVRSAYYVVSGNDAASGEPSRGVLDALLDGKAQWGSNLQVTLIPTHDTEVTRDWYQQTHEKQQELNIMVLASSSTVVMQDESFPACKIEF, from the coding sequence ATGGACGGAGTCACAGAGTTCACCGAGTATGTCTCAGAGACAGTAGATGTACCGTCGTCCTTCGACCTTCTGGAGCCCCCGACCTCTGGAGGTTTTCTGAAGCTGTCCAAACCCTGCTGCTACATCTTCCCTGGAGGCAGGGGGGACTCTGCTCTGTTCGCCGTCAACGGATTCAACATCCTTGTGGATGGAGGATCTGATCGGAAGTCTTGCTTCTGGAAGCTGGTTCGCCACCTGGACAGGATCGACTCTGTACTGCTCACTCATATTGGTGCAGACAACCTGCCTGGCATCAATGGGTTGTTCCAGAGAAAGATTgcagagcaagaggaggagcGTAACCAAGGATCTGGCTCCAGCAGCAACGGTGAGTGGATGAAGAACCTGATCTCTCCTGAGCTTGGGATCGTGTTTTTCAACGTCCCAGAGAAGCTTCGGATGCCAGAGTCCACGCTGAAAGTGAAGCGGAGCATTGAGGAAGCGTCTCTTACATTGCAGTACCTCAACAAGCTTGGTATCACACCAGAGCCTCTTCACAGGGTAGTCAGCAACACAATTGAACCTATCACACTATTCCACAAACTTGGTGTGGGAAAGTTAGACATGTATGTTTTAAACCCTGTAAAAGAAAGCAAGGAGATGCAGTTTCTAATGCAGAAATGGGCTGGAAACAGCAAAGCTAAGACAGGAATTACGATGCCCAatggaaaagaaggagaaataTCTGTCCCCTATTTGACATCAGTTACGGCTCTCATTGTTTGGATTCCTCACCGTCCAACAGAAAAGATAGTCAGGGTGCTCTTCCCTGGAAATGCGCCGCAAAATAAAATCTTCGAGGGCCTTGAGAAACTGAAACATCTGGACTACCTGCGATACCCAGTGGCTACCCAAAAAGAGATATCATCTGGTGCACCTCCTCCCATCATCAAACAGACTAAAATAAGATCCAGAACTGACAGCAAAGAGAGTCTCAAGTCTTCGCCCAAACCACACtctaaaacaacaaagaaagaagCGAGTGGGCAGGAGGAAGAGTCCAAGAGTGACATCACCAAAGAGAATAaagtagaaaagaaagaagagaagaaactCAAAAGTGAAAGTCTAAAAGCcaccaaacaacagaaaaacagtgaggTGGCCCCTGTGGCAGACAAAAAgtctgagaaaaagaaaatatcaaagGAAAAAACTGCCAAGCAGGAGAAAGCATCGAAGatggatgaaaagaaagacaaagagaaaaaagaaagtaagaaagagaAACGTGAagtaaagaaagatgaaaacataagaaaagaagagaaaaaagaaagcaaagccAAAGAGGATAAAAAGAAGGACCCAAGTAAACCAGAGCTGAGAAAAATCACCAAGCCTGACCTGAAGCCGCTCACCCCGGAAGTGAGGAAAACTCTGCATAAGGCTAAGACTCAGGCTAAGCCCAAGGCAGACAAGAATAAAGCTGTTAAAGAGGaagcaaatgagaaaaagcCAGTCCCGAAAAACATCCCTGAAGAGgtcgcagcagcagctttggctGACAGGTCTATAGTGTCCTCCCCAGAGGACCTCACGGAGGATTTTGAGGCTCTGAAGCAAGAAGAGCTGTCCAAAGTTAAGACTGTGCCTATCCAGAATGACGTGATGCCTGGACATTCATTGTACACAGATACCAAGGTTTCTTCCTTAGTTTTCCCTGATGAGAAAGTCACATCTGCAGCCACTGAGATCAAATCTGCTTCACCCAAATCCCCTGTCAAACCGGaagaagacaacaaagacaAGGGTGCATCAGAACAGGTTGTAGTCACTGAAAAGAAGGAAGCAAGTGATGGCTTTGACAAGAAgtatgaagaggagaaaatggagaaaTATGACATATACCCTGTAAAGGACAGCATGAAAGACAGGTCAAAGAAGAGTgacagctcagaggaggagggtgatgTAATTGAAAAAGCTGAACTTGAAGGAACAGAAGACGATGAGGTcctgaaatataaaacagaagaggtgaaaaaggaaaaaccagGAAAGGAGTGGGACACCAAgccaacagaacaaaaacctTTATCTACCACAGCCCTCTCTGGACAGGTAGCAGCCACCGCCTCGGAGCAATTCTCTTACATCCAAGACGAGACCATCCCTGGTTACTCTGAGACTGAACAGACCATCTCTGATGAGGAGATCCATGAGGAAACAGAAGACAGGATTCCACAGCTGCGCTATGATGTGGGTTCCTATGACATCTCTGTCCCTGACGTCCCCGGGACCTTTGACTCCATGCAGGGTATAAAAGAGATGAAGACCTCCGCCGTGTCTGATGCTGCCAATGTCAAATCCAAACCCTTCATCGGGGGTCAGGAGCCTGAGCTTGCACCTTATCCTGCCATCATTGCTGCTCCTCTTGCAGAGGAAGAGCACATCTCTTCAGCAACATCCATCACAGAATATGACAAACTGTCATCCTTTGCCACGTCTGTAGCTGAGGACCAGTCAATAGCCTCTGTGACAGCACCTCAGACCGAGGAAGCTGGGAGGAACTCACTCCTGCTCGACACCATCAACAGTATCCCGTCACGTGCTGAGGCCATCCAAGGGAAGGACTATCTTCACTCAGCAGGAACCatctcccccacctcctctctggAGGACGACAAGTGCTTTAAATCTCCTTCCTCTGACGAGTACCAGCCCAACATTCCTGAGATGGAGGGTGATGCAAAGATCAAATCGGCCCATGAAGAAGAGGACGATGAGGAAGACGAGGATGAGGACCAGACTCCAAATGTTGACATCCCTCTAGGTAAACTCCAGGAGGGCTATGAACATGCAGCCTCCGTCATGCTCCAGGAGAAAGAGAAATCTCCCTCTGccactttctctcctcctcccttctctaCCACTCAGTACTCGCCCACACAAGATGTCAAAGAAAACCAGACTCTCTTAAGCACAGAGGGATTTAAGACTGGTGCTGATATAAAGCCTGTTTCACCCCCGTTATCTTTATTCCCTGGGTTCGAGTCCCACTCCAGGCAGGAGAGTGAGGAAAGATGTCTAAGTCCAGATGACAGCACCATGAAACTGGCCTCACCCACTCAGTCTGTGCCTACAAGCAGCGGCTACTCTCCGACAGAGGAGAAACCCTTtaagacagaagacagagatGAGGCAGTGACCGATGTTACAGCTGACACCCAGAAAACAGATAAATCAGTCACTATCTCAGACAATACTTCCTTCATCAGCCATGTGAGTGATAAGACAGCGCCCGAGGAGTCAGAAGAATCTGCTGAAGACAATGAGGATGAAGATTACGGTTATGCTAAAAAGGATCTACAGCCTACGGTTAAGGCTAAGCTTATGGAGGCAAAAGAGGGGTGTTTCTTGGATGACGACTTCACCTTTGAGTCAAAAtctgcaaagacagaaacagaagtcaAGGACAAGACACAGGTGTCTTTTAGCACACAGGAGAAACCTAAACCTCAAGTGATGTTCTCAGATGAAGacgaagatgaagatgaagacgaAGATGAGAAAGATGATGATTTCCCAAGTGGTGTAGGATCGAAGGACTTATCGACAGacttaaaaaatgaaagagcGGAGGTAACAGATGTCACTCTTAAAGAGCCTGAGAAAAGTGTTCATTTCAGTCTCTATGATTTTCCGGAGAAGGAGAGCAAAGAAAAGGCCATGTATATAAGACAAGACACGCCCTACGTGCATGGCAAAACATTCTCTTACGGTGATGTTTATGACAGTAAAACAAGCTCAACGGACTCTGATTCATATCATCAAGAGTCCTTAGATAAGACGGAGAAGGACATTGCAAAGGGTGACGTGGATTTGCAGAAACATGAGCCTCCATCGCCGGTAGCAGCCACAGACAAGATGTCAGAGAAGGAGGGATTTACTGTCTCTTATGGAAAAGAGTCCTCCAGCACATCGTGGCTTGACTCCAAGAGCACTTCTGCTCTACCCCCATTTGAAAAAGAGGTCAAAGAAAAGGAGATATTTGAATACAGCACAGGAAGCCGATTCCCTTCTGTGGCTGATCGACCCGAGGCCTCGTCCACTTCTCTATCGTCAGAAAAAGACCCCCCTTTTAAAAGCCAGACTGATGGCACAAAACCCCAGACGTTCTCCTCAATGACGGCATTCGAAACAGAGAAACCTGCGGCCGCAGGCTACGGTGAGAAAGGAGCGTGTTTAGAGGTTGATATGAGAAAACTAACAGCAAGGGATGAGGAGGATTATGATGACGATGAAGTTCTCGATGAAGATgacgaggaggaagaagacgaagaagaggaggaggaggatgacgatGATGCTGACATAGGTGGGGTTGATTCTGAAATAGAGAAAGGTGCCAAAGATAAGTCTGAGAAGGAAGTAAAAAGTCcaatcagtgaaatgtttgGCTCAAATAGGCCTGAATTTATGGTTTCTATGGCTGGATACGGCTATAACAGTCAGGGGAAGCCGAGCATGAAAGAAAGCAGCTCTGGCTCACTTGCAAAGGCTGAAGATGAGGCTAAAACCGACTCCTCATCCTTCAGTGGAAAGCCAATGGATTTAGGGGCTACAGGTTTCTCTGGCTACTCCTCAGGGTTTGAGTACTCATATGGAAGTGGTGAGAAAGACTCATTTTTATCAAGTCAGACTGCAGACAAAGCTAAAGAGGATTTCGCTTTGAAATCGACAGACGACAGTTACTATCAGAATGACAGAGCTGACCCTGATTTCGAGAAACAGAAGACACCAGATCTTCTGAGTAAGAGATCGCTGGACACAAGCTTTCAGTACACAACTACTGCTGGCCCCGGGtactcctcctcttcagcctaCAGCTACTCTTCCTCCACCTCGGGCTCCCTCTCCACCAGCCGTCAGTttggagaggagctggagacgCCTGCCGAGCCTATCTTTGAGTACTCCTCCTTTAAAGATGAACATTCACTGGTCATGGATTCTCCCTTCTCCAGCTCCGCTGCCGCCAAAGATGACTATCTAGAAGTATCTGAAAAACAGATCACAAACATGGTTGAGTCCACCTCCAGTTTAGCCCGCTTCTCACCCCTCAGCCCATTTGAGGAGGTCAAATCCTTTCCCTCGCTCTCAGCCGCAGCCTTTGCTGAGGATAAGAAGGAGCATACGACTTCATTTGCTGGAGTTACGGACAAAGGCCCTCAATCGGACTGCTTCTACAAACCTGAATGGTCTGAGGGGTCCAAGCTGGACACAGCTGTTGGGTTTGGAGCCTCAGCAGGACCCTTCTCTCAACCTGCAGACCTCTCCAAGGACAAAGAGGCCGCCAGCGCCGCTTTGTTTGGTGTCACTTCCTCACCACGCCCAGACATAGAAGGCAAGCATTATTTTGAGGAGACTGAcagcagtgaagaagaggatgaggaggcttACATGCGTGAGATGACTCGGAGGTCGCCTTCCAGTGGCCTGGCTGGTAGCCTCTCATTTCCTGAGAAGCCTGTTGCTCCAGCTGCCAGTGACAAGACAGGTGGTGCACTCCCTGATGTTCTTGGCTCCTACATGCCCTCACCTGTCCAGGTCAGCAAGCCAGACACAGCCAACGGTCCCACAGAGGTCAGCTCAAGCTCCAGCCTCCTtgctggagcagcagccagtgGTGTATCTTCAGGCCCAGCCAAGGTGGAGCccagagagggagcagcaggcTACAGGAGCTCTTATGAGTGGGAGATGCCAAAGCCCCAGATGGGTATGGTACCTGGAGACTCCCCTCCCCATTACCGTCATGATGATGAGTTTGAAGAGGAGTGCGAGATGGAGCCAGAGCACCCTGCCCGCCCGCTTTCACTCTCTTCAACCGATCAGCCATTTCGCTCACCATTCTACGCTGAGGAGTGCAGCCGAGGAGGGCAGGATGACGATGACGACAGCGATCAGGATCTTCCTGGTCATGTGTCCATGGGAGCCACCTCATCTTACACTAGCCGCACCTCTCCCGGATATTCCTCCTCCGAGTGCAGGCAGCGCAAAGAAGACCTCTCACCTTCCTTCATCAACCCATGCATGCGGCAGTTATCCAgcgatgaggatgatgatgagcaaGGGCGGCGTAGTGACCAATCACAGGGTGATGAGCGCGATCTGTCGGTGAAGAGAAGGGCTAGCAAACAGCCTCATCATCACCAGTCCCACAGCAGggacagcagctctctgcacCAAGCTGGTGGTATGTCGGCAGGGCTGGGTCTGGCCACAGAGGACACACCGCCCACCTCGGTCAGTGAGTCTTTAGCCTCTCAGTCAGACTCTGATGTGCTTCCAGGCACTGAGGAATACCCCTCGGTCACTGGTGAAGGCAACATGGACTCAGATGAGGATGCAGACTACATGCCTGTAGATAAATTATCTGCCACGGGAGGAGGCAGCCATCATTTCTCTAGGAGGAGCCATgaccctcctcctgctcccctcaTGGACCCTTACCCTCACCCCCCACGCCCTGACGTTTGCATGGTGGATCCTGAGTCGCTGGATAATGGCTCAGTTAAGAAAGAGCCAAAAGCCAAGGGCTTAAAGAAGGCTTCGGGAAAAACCAAATCAGCATCGCCAGCCAGACGCAAGAGGTCTCCCATGCCTGTCAAACAGACGCCGTCTCCTCGCAGTGCCTtgctgaagaagaaggagacagaCAAGAGCTCACGTATGTCTCGCCTGTCAGATGGACAGGGATCCAAAGACGACGACCTCTCAAGGTCAAGCTACAACCC